A genome region from Hevea brasiliensis isolate MT/VB/25A 57/8 chromosome 7, ASM3005281v1, whole genome shotgun sequence includes the following:
- the LOC110655423 gene encoding uncharacterized protein LOC110655423, whose amino-acid sequence MQNMKQKPPILKYFLLSLSLSFPLLLFFFPLKTATDPPPQNSPSTIKDLRIRPGYTSYDSYIQHQLNKTLNPKLRKIWTTRDWDRKIQVFASFFQYMKQRNLLSNDSKALCIGARVGQEVEALRRIGVADSVGIDLVPFPPLVIKGDFHHQPFDDETFDFEFSNVFDHALYPDKFVAEIERTLKPGGICVLHVAISRRADKYSANDLFNTKPLVEMFKKSEVVHVRKVDGFGLDTEMVFRKKKMNGEKVIQRSLFF is encoded by the coding sequence ATGCAAAACATGAAACAGAAACCTCCCATACTCAAATACTTTCTTCTCTCCCTTTCCCTTTCTTTTcctctccttctcttcttcttccctctCAAAACGGCCACCGACCCACCGCCGCAAAACTCTCCCTCCACCATCAAGGACCTCAGAATCCGACCCGGATACACCTCCTACGATTCCTACATACAGCACCAACTCAACAAGACCCTCAATCCCAAGCTACGAAAGATATGGACAACCCGGGACTGGGACCGTAAAATTCAAGTCTTTGCGAGTTTTTTTCAATATATGAAGCAAAGAAACCTCCTTTCCAATGATTCCAAAGCGTTATGTATCGGTGCCAGGGTCGGCCAGGAGGTGGAGGCTCTGAGACGTATCGGCGTCGCCGATTCTGTTGGTATTGACCTTGTGCCCTTCCCGCCGCTGGTAATAAAGGGTGATTTCCATCACCAGCCGTTCGATGATGAGACTTTTGATTTCGAGTTCTCTAACGTGTTCGATCACGCGTTGTATCCGGACAAGTTCGTCGCCGAGATCGAACGGACGTTGAAGCCCGGGGGGATATGCGTGCTACACGTAGCGATTTCTCGACGGGCTGATAAGTACTCGGCTAATGATTTGTTCAACACAAAGCCATTGGTGGAGATGTTCAAGAAATCGGAAGTGGTTCATGTCCGGAAAGTTGACGGGTTCGGTTTGGACACGGAGATGGTGTTtcgaaagaagaagatgaatgggGAGAAGGTGATCCAACGGTccttatttttttaa
- the LOC110655465 gene encoding photosystem II core complex proteins psbY, chloroplastic, whose protein sequence is MAIAIATMAMLNAKCLSINSSKNINPNKPFTKPISLLSMQDLRKGLTISKPAENTALVGTAIAGAIFSTLSSCDPALAAQQIAEIAADGDNRGLALLLPIILAIAWVLFNILQPALNQLDRMRETKGVIIGLGLGGLAASRFMSAPEASASEIAMIADATNDNRGQLLLFVVAPALLWVLYNILQPALNQLNRMRSQ, encoded by the coding sequence ATGGCAATAGCTATAGCTACAATGGCAATGCTTAATGCCAAGTGCTTGAGCATCAACTCAAGCAAAAACATCAACCCAAATAAGCCATTTACAAAACCCATTTCCCTTCTCTCCATGCAAGACCTCCGTAAAGGTCTAACCATCTCAAAACCAGCAGAGAACACAGCTCTTGTAGGTACTGCCATAGCAGGAGCTATCTTTTCTACCTTGAGCTCATGTGATCCTGCCTTGGCTGCCCAACAAATTGCAGAAATAGCTGCAGATGGAGACAACCGTGGCTTAGCACTCTTACTTCCCATAATACTAGCCATAGCTTGGGTGCTATTCAACATCCTGCAGCCAGCACTTAACCAACTGGACCGTATGAGGGAGACCAAGGGGGTGATAATTGGGCTCGGGCTTGGTGGATTGGCTGCATCAAGATTCATGTCAGCCCCAGAGGCATCAGCAAGTGAAATTGCCATGATTGCTGATGCAACAAATGACAATAGGGGTCAGCTTCTGTTGTTTGTAGTTGCTCCTGCTCTTCTTTGGGTGCTCTACAATATCCTACAACCAGCTTTGAACCAACTCAACAGGATGAGGTCTCAgtag
- the LOC110655464 gene encoding ALBINO3-like protein 1, chloroplastic isoform X1 → MSTSLSSSLPNLVFSSFPDRTRTSNLLLPRTQFSSFYTHKTFLRGSVCVARFGFKPGLFPDPDGAAEGMVKDLFSRAESVLYTIADAAVSNADTVTTTTKQNNDWLSGITNYMESVLKVLKDGLSTLHVPYAYGFAIILLTVLVKAATFPLTKKQVESAMAMRSLQPQIKAIQKRYTGDQERIQLETARLYKLAGINPFAGCLPTLATIPVWIGLYRALSNVADEGLLTEGFFWIPSLSGPTTIAARQNGSGISWLFPFVDGHPPLGWSDTLAYLVLPVLLVVSQYISVQIMQSSQSNDPNMKSSQAITKLLPLMIGYFSLSVPSGLSLYWFTNNILSTAQQVWLQKLGGAKNPVSQEDQLRIQKSVSELNTTKTKAEQVEILTPEGFTKSKAGQVETLTPERLRPGERFKQLKEQEAKRRQQREEEKRKAEQAAAKINPIANGSPENASERENGVSLADAGVLKKSADSINSSSAVGLVNSDLTGQNLNKYEKTTSTFDMEKGEISNSNASGSVEHQAYENKQKEVVEVHGSTTTDNELSEEDVHQVARD, encoded by the exons ATGTCCACATCTCTGTCTTCTTCGTTACCCAACCTCGTCTTCTCCTCCTTCCCGGACCGAACAAGAACCTCAAACCTTCTTCTTCCCCGAACTCAATTCAGTTCCTTCTATACCCACAAAACGTTTCTTCGTGGGTCGGTCTGCGTCGCTCGTTTTGGGTTCAAACCCGGTCTTTTTCCGGACCCAGATGGTGCCGCTGAAGGAATGGTTAAGGATTTGTTTAGCAGAGCTGAGAGTGTTCTTTATACGATTGCTGATGCTGCTGTCTCGAATGCGGATACTGTTACCACTACAACCAAACAGAACAATGATTGGCTCTCTGGTATCACCAATTACATGGAAAGTGTTTTAAAG GTTTTAAAAGATGGGTTATCTACTTTGCATGTTCCTTATGCTTATGGGTTCGCTATTATACTCCTAACCGTTCTTGTTAAGGCTGCCACGTTTCCTTTGACTAAGAAGCAG GTAGAATCTGCAATGGCTATGCGATCCTTGCAGCCTCAGATAAAGGCTATTCAGAAACGGTATACTGGAGATCAG GAGAGAATTCAACTTGAAACAGCCAGATTGTATAAACTAGCAGGCATAAACCCGTTTGCAG GATGCCTACCTACTCTCGCAACAATACCAGTTTGGATAGGACTGTATAGAGCCCTTTCAAATGTAGCAGATGAG GGACTTCTTACTGAAGGCTTCTTTTGGATACCCTCCCTTTCTGGTCCTACTACAATTGCTGCTCGTCAAAATGGCAGTGGCATCTCTTGGCTGTTCCCTTTTGTT GATGGACATCCACCTCTTGGGTGGTCTGATACCTTGGCATATCTTGTCTTGCCTGTATTGCTGGTTGTCTCACAATACATCTCTGTTCAAATCATGCAATCCTCACAG AGTAATGATCCAAACATGAAGAGTTCTCAAGCGATAACTAAGCTCCTGCCATTAATGATTGGTTATTTTTCTCTTTCAGTTCCTTCTGGTCTAAGCCTTTATTG GTTCACAAATAACATATTGAGCACAGCACAACAGGTGTGGCTTCAGAAGTTAGGGGGTGCAAAGAATCCTGTGAGCCAAGAAGACCAACTTCGGATTCAGAAATCAGTCTCTGAATTAAATACCACAAAAACTAAGGCTGAACAAGTTGAAATTTTGACACCAGAAGGTTTTACAAAATCTAAGGCTGGACAAGTTGAAACGTTAACACCAGAAAGACTACGTCCTGGTGAAAG ATTTAAACAGCTAAAGGAGCAAGAGGCCAAAAGAAGACAAcaaagagaagaagagaagaggaaAGCTGAACAGGCTGCTGCAAAAATAAATCCAATAGCAAATGGTAGTCCTGAAAATGCATCTGAGAGAGAAAATGGGGTGAGTTTGGCTGATGCTGGTGTACTTAAGAAGTCTGCGGACAGCATTAACAGTTCCTCTGCTGTTGGACTTGTAAATAGTGATTTAACTGGGCAGAACCTTAACAAATATGAGAAGACAACTTCCACGTTTGATATGGAGAAAGGTGAAATTTCCAATTCTAATGCCTCTGGAAGTGTTGAACATCAGGCCTATGAAAATAAACAAAAG GAAGTAGTTGAAGTACATGGTAGCACGACGACAGACAACGAACTTTCTGAAGAAGACGTGCATCAAGTCGCAAGAGACTGA
- the LOC110655464 gene encoding ALBINO3-like protein 1, chloroplastic isoform X2 — MSTSLSSSLPNLVFSSFPDRTRTSNLLLPRTQFSSFYTHKTFLRGSVCVARFGFKPGLFPDPDGAAEGMVKDLFSRAESVLYTIADAAVSNADTVTTTTKQNNDWLSGITNYMESVLKVLKDGLSTLHVPYAYGFAIILLTVLVKAATFPLTKKQVESAMAMRSLQPQIKAIQKRYTGDQERIQLETARLYKLAGINPFAGCLPTLATIPVWIGLYRALSNVADEGLLTEGFFWIPSLSGPTTIAARQNGSGISWLFPFVDGHPPLGWSDTLAYLVLPVLLVVSQYISVQIMQSSQSNDPNMKSSQAITKLLPLMIGYFSLSVPSGLSLYWFTNNILSTAQQVWLQKLGGAKNPVSQEDQLRIQKSVSELNTTKTKAEQVEILTPEGFTKSKAGQVETLTPERLRPGERFKQLKEQEAKRRQQREEEKRKAEQAAAKINPIANGSPENASERENGVSLADAGVLKKSADSINSSSAVGLVNSDLTGQNLNKYEKTTSTFDMEKGEISNSNASGSVEHQAYENKQKFC; from the exons ATGTCCACATCTCTGTCTTCTTCGTTACCCAACCTCGTCTTCTCCTCCTTCCCGGACCGAACAAGAACCTCAAACCTTCTTCTTCCCCGAACTCAATTCAGTTCCTTCTATACCCACAAAACGTTTCTTCGTGGGTCGGTCTGCGTCGCTCGTTTTGGGTTCAAACCCGGTCTTTTTCCGGACCCAGATGGTGCCGCTGAAGGAATGGTTAAGGATTTGTTTAGCAGAGCTGAGAGTGTTCTTTATACGATTGCTGATGCTGCTGTCTCGAATGCGGATACTGTTACCACTACAACCAAACAGAACAATGATTGGCTCTCTGGTATCACCAATTACATGGAAAGTGTTTTAAAG GTTTTAAAAGATGGGTTATCTACTTTGCATGTTCCTTATGCTTATGGGTTCGCTATTATACTCCTAACCGTTCTTGTTAAGGCTGCCACGTTTCCTTTGACTAAGAAGCAG GTAGAATCTGCAATGGCTATGCGATCCTTGCAGCCTCAGATAAAGGCTATTCAGAAACGGTATACTGGAGATCAG GAGAGAATTCAACTTGAAACAGCCAGATTGTATAAACTAGCAGGCATAAACCCGTTTGCAG GATGCCTACCTACTCTCGCAACAATACCAGTTTGGATAGGACTGTATAGAGCCCTTTCAAATGTAGCAGATGAG GGACTTCTTACTGAAGGCTTCTTTTGGATACCCTCCCTTTCTGGTCCTACTACAATTGCTGCTCGTCAAAATGGCAGTGGCATCTCTTGGCTGTTCCCTTTTGTT GATGGACATCCACCTCTTGGGTGGTCTGATACCTTGGCATATCTTGTCTTGCCTGTATTGCTGGTTGTCTCACAATACATCTCTGTTCAAATCATGCAATCCTCACAG AGTAATGATCCAAACATGAAGAGTTCTCAAGCGATAACTAAGCTCCTGCCATTAATGATTGGTTATTTTTCTCTTTCAGTTCCTTCTGGTCTAAGCCTTTATTG GTTCACAAATAACATATTGAGCACAGCACAACAGGTGTGGCTTCAGAAGTTAGGGGGTGCAAAGAATCCTGTGAGCCAAGAAGACCAACTTCGGATTCAGAAATCAGTCTCTGAATTAAATACCACAAAAACTAAGGCTGAACAAGTTGAAATTTTGACACCAGAAGGTTTTACAAAATCTAAGGCTGGACAAGTTGAAACGTTAACACCAGAAAGACTACGTCCTGGTGAAAG ATTTAAACAGCTAAAGGAGCAAGAGGCCAAAAGAAGACAAcaaagagaagaagagaagaggaaAGCTGAACAGGCTGCTGCAAAAATAAATCCAATAGCAAATGGTAGTCCTGAAAATGCATCTGAGAGAGAAAATGGGGTGAGTTTGGCTGATGCTGGTGTACTTAAGAAGTCTGCGGACAGCATTAACAGTTCCTCTGCTGTTGGACTTGTAAATAGTGATTTAACTGGGCAGAACCTTAACAAATATGAGAAGACAACTTCCACGTTTGATATGGAGAAAGGTGAAATTTCCAATTCTAATGCCTCTGGAAGTGTTGAACATCAGGCCTATGAAAATAAACAAAAG TTTTGTTGA
- the LOC110655460 gene encoding ultraviolet-B receptor UVR8 — translation MDATRSGTSSIQYHNITDQPITAIVAPPVSTFQRNQRHCFGDSTPGEFPLAANPSIVLHVLTACNLDPQDLAKLEATCYFFRQRANFAPDYELSISELAALDMCQRRAIFKPMTPEERQDLKQRCGGSWKLVLRFLLAGEACCRREKSQAIAGPCHSIAVTSTGAVYSFGSNSSGQLGHGTTEEEWRPRQIRSLQGIRIIQAAAGPGRTMLISDAGQVYAFGKDSFGESEYGVQGTKLVTTPQLVESLKNVFVVQAAIGNFFTAVLSREGRVYTFSWGSDGILGHQTEPNDVEPHPLLGAIENIPVVQIAAGYCYLLALACQPCGMSVYSVGCGLGGKLGHGSRTDEKYPRLIEQFRLLNLQPVVVAAGAWHAAVVGRDGRVCTWGWGRYGCLGHGNEECESVPKVVEALSHVKAVHVATGDYTTFVVSDEGDVYSFGCGESASLGHNNAAAADGQGNRHANVLSPELVTSLKEVNERVVQISLTNCVYWNAHTFALTESGKLYAFGAGDKGQLGVERMNNQTERGNPERVEIDLS, via the exons ATGGATGCCACAAGAAGTGGAACCTCAAGTATACAATACCATAACATAACTGACCAGCCCATTACTGCCATTGTTGCTCCTCCTGTGTCAACATTTCAACGAAATCAACGCCATTGTTTTGGGGACTCCACTCCTGGAGAATTCCCCTTAGCTGCCAATCCATCCATTGTCCTCCATGTCCTCACTGCTTGTAATTTGGATCCTCAAGACCTTGCGAAACTAGAG GCAACATGTTACTTCTTTAGGCAGCGTGCAAATTTCGCCCCTGACTATGAATTGTCCATATCAGAGCTTGCAGCTCTGGATATGTGCCAAAGGAGAGCCATATTTAAGCCTATGACTCCAGAAGAACGTCAAGATTTGAAGCAAAGATGTGGGGGTTCATGGAAACTAGTTCTGAGATTTTTACTGGCTGGAGAAGCATGTTGCAGGAGGGAGAAGTCCCAGGCAATAGCAGGACCATGTCATAGTATTGCTGTGACATCTACGGGAGCAGTGTACTCCTTTGGCTCTAATAGCTCGGGACAACTTGGTCATGGCACCACTGAAGAGGAATGGCGACCTCGACAAATCAG ATCCCTGCAAGGCATTCGAATTATCCAAGCAGCTGCTGGGCCTGGCAGGACAATGCTAATTAGTGATGCTGGACAGGTTTATGCCTTTGGAAAAGACTCCTTCGGTGAATCTGAATATGGAGTTCAAGGAACTAAACTTGTTACGACTCCACAATTGGTTGAATCTTTGAAAAACGTATTTGTGGTCCAAGCTGCAATAGGAAATTTCTTCACTGCTGTATTGTCCAGGGAAGGCAGGGTTTATACATTTTCTTGGGGCAGTGATGGAATACTAGGTCACCAGACTGAGCCAAATGATGTGGAACCTCATCCTTTGTTGGGGGCAATTGAGAATATACCAGTGGTACAAATTGCAGCTGGATACTGTTACCTTCTTGCTCTGGCATGTCAGCCTTGTGGCAT GTCAGTGTACTCTGTTGGATGCGGCTTGGGTGGGAAACTGGGGCATGGATCAAGAACTGATGAGAAGTATCCTCGGTTAATTGAACAATTTCGGCTTTTGAACCTTCAGCCTGTGGTGGTGGCGGCTGGTGCTTGGCATGCAGCTGTTGTAGGGCGAGATGGACGCGTTTGCACATGGGGTTGGGGACGTTATGGGTGCTTGGGTCATGGGAATGAAGAGTGCGAATCAGTTCCAAAGGTTGTGGAAGCATTAAGCCACGTCAAAGCTGTTCATGTTGCCACAGGGGATTACACGACCTTTGTGGTTTCTGATGAGGGTGATGTATACTCATTTGGTTGTGGGGAATCTGCTAGTCTTGGACATAATAATGCTGCTGCTGCTGACGGACAG GGAAATAGGCATGCCAATGTGTTGAGCCCTGAATTAGTGACATCACTGAAAGAAGTGAACGAGCGAGTGGTGCAGATCAGCCTCACCAATTGCGTATACTGGAATGCTCACACATTTGCACTCACTGAATCTGGGAAACTATACGCATTCGGGGCAGGAGACAAAGGGCAGCTGGGTGTTGAACGAATGAACAACCAGACTGAAAGAGGGAATCCAGAACGGGTGGAGATCGATCTAAGTTAG